The segment ATGTCTCTACAAAGACCTGTATGCgtatatctgtgtgtgtgtgtgagagagagagagagagtgagaaaaagacagaaagagacagaagaaacaagaaaatattttgatgAAGCATATTCCGGTCCTGCCGGTGCTCTCCCATCGGCTCGAAATGTTCATTCTTCCTCGCGAAACAACAATCAGCGAAGAATGTGCAAACGTTAGCCTACCTTTCAGACGCACATTGCGCGCCGCGGAGGCAACGGTTATCCGACAGCGCCGGAAAATAGTTAAACCGGGCCCGGTGGGTAAAAAGGTGGAGAGCATTCTCGTGTGGCATAAAAAAAGtgctgtgtgcgcgcgcgtgtgtgtgtgtgtatgcccaTCGCCAGCTTGCACGCGGAACAGCGTGGACTGCCGTCGACGATGAGACGATCTCGCAAAATTGTTCTTTGCCTCTCGTggctgccagcagcagcagcacccaaaTGCTTCGCATATTTTCGACGGCAAGGAAAAATTCCGCGctatattatttataataaaatttacaaaCCCGCGCGCCCGACGGTTGCGTATTTTCCCGcccgtttcttttttctgcttcttcccCTTCCCATCCTCTACGAACGCTAGggaggtgtttttttatagCCATGAACTGGCTGGAagcgttcctttttttgctgcttcgaGTTTATGCCCTGTcaccacagtgtgtgtgtgtgtgtgtcgcaggGGATATTCAACATCCAGGCGGCTCGTTCGGAGGGATACACATCACTCAACGGTTCGGTGGCGGCCTCCTGCTCTCCACTCTCTCTCCCGGTCTTTGATATGCGTAATATACTTGTGCCCGTTGGTGCCGTGTGGCTGCCGCTGGGCTTTCCCGGATTGAGATGTCGCTGTCACCactgcagcagtagcagcagcagcaaccgtcgAGACACACCGTCGATtgacgatgcaaaataaactgTTCAATTTTTATCTGAACCCTCCTTCCTCTGAACCTATAAGAGCCTCCCGGGTAAGGTGTGTTTGCTTGATAAAGCCGAGCGGCGGTGCTTGCTGGTGTGATGAACTCGAGCATTTTCCTTGCTGCGTCTAGCGCTAACGGCGTACGTGTTTGATCCTTGGAATGGCTGCTCGAATCCTCCTGCACGTCACAGCATCAAAGGGCTTGATCGATGATATCGCGAATGTTTTCCTTCCTGCCCGTACGATTTGCCTGTTTGCACTGGACGGAGGGAGGCTTAGTGTGACTTCCATTTATCGCGCGCAATGGTTCGTGGTGCATCGTTGCAAAAGCACGTTTTACAGCACGATTGAACCATCTTGCAGCTATTGCGCGCATAGCAACCGATTATGGTGGGGGAAAATGGTGGCatcatgtttgtttggtttgcttttttggtgTGCCTGGAACATGTGATGCTGCGCCGCGTCGCCCCTTTGTACCTAAAGCGCTCGTGCCTTTTTTAtcattgttattgtttgtaCATGGACATTGATTGTTGTCATCCTGTGTATTGATGGATAGAGCTGGCAAAAGTCCCCAGTAGCCTCCAATTTGACTTTGAAAATTTGAAACTTTGAAAACTGACTCCGGAAGGTATGTTCGCTCAGAATTATCCAGAGCCGTTTGGAATTGTCTGGAGTTGACctgagtcggccggagtcctCCGCAGTCAGGGTCATCCGGAggcgtccggagtcattcgtagttgtccggagttcggagtcatcccgagtcgtccggagtcatccagagtcattcGAAGTCCTCTGGAGTTCTCCGGAGCCGTcatgagtcgtccggagtcgactggagtcatccagagaTGTCCGGAGGTGTCCGGCGTCATCCTGAGGACTTCGGAGTCATaagaagtcatccggagtcattcggaattATCCGGAGGTGTCCTGAGTCGTCCGATGTTggctggagtcggagtcgtccggagtgatctggagtgatccggacgtgctcggagtgatccggacgtattcggagtcatccggaagtGTCCGGAGTTATCCGAAGGTGTCTGGAGTATTACGAAGATGTCCGGAGTCAGTCTTTTCAACTCCATCTCCGAAACCGCGTTGACTACGCGCGACTGAAACCGCTAATCTTAGAAAGAACACTCCACAACATGAAACAAGAAAAGTAACACTCCACTAAATTAAATGCCtcaccacaaacacatatCACTGGCCGTCTTTGGACGACTTCcgatgactccgaatgactccaacTCCAGACAATTCTAGACGACtgcggacgactccggacgacttcgggcagaactagtggttccgattttgctggaatcggaattgaaGTCCTGGGTTCGCTCCGAAAAGCACTCCACCAATCCTGTGTGCACCATGGGTCGGTATGAGGTATTTattatagttttattttaatatccCCGAGGGTATGTTGGAAAGCAGCGATTGAAAATTGCATTGAGCGGaaataatttaatgcaaagaagtagaaaaaaccACCTAAAGCCTAGGCAATTAGCACCACAAACATTGCTCGTTACTGAGATAAGCGTACACAGAGCGTCTAATTTCACGCCCACTTGATGCCGCGGTCTAGTTTGGGACCCGCGGTGCTTGCTTCAGGAAGATTACTTTTTCTTTCAACTTTTCATGAAAATTCCccaaaaataaccaaaacaGTTGAAACATTCTCGATGGGTTTGGATGTGCTCTCTGGCTCTCCCTCCCCCTGCCTGCGACGCGCTTTGTCATCTGGCTTTATTTAATACTGCTTTCCGACAAGCGTATCAAACGCATTTCTTACCGCTCCACCATCACCCACCAGCATGGACACCCTTGACTCTGTTGCACAGTTTACAGGAAGAGGAATGAAAACCCGTAAATCATTCTGCCCtattatttgtgtgtgtgtgcgtttgtggcAACTTGCGCGGGAAGAAGATGCCATGTTGTACGGGAAGGAACGTTGGGACGTTTTGTTGGTACGTTCGTTCGCACTCTGCTGTAAGCCGGATAGATTCTTCGCCGTGTCCAGCCGCGTGCGAAGGAAAAGGTGAAGGAAAGgacaataattaaaattagaatatgcacacacacacacacacacacacacaaggcagAGTTTTACGCTTGCCGGAAGATGTTGTAGACTTCCTTTACCCTCCCGGACCCTGTTCGGAGATGGTTAAACCCGACGGTTCGTGCCCGCAGCACAGCAAAGCAGAATCGCTGGTGCAGTATATCCTGTCGCATTTGggttgtgtgcttgtgtgtgtgtgttggtaggTGTATGAATAAATATTACACCCGCTTTGGCTGTGCGGGGCGATTTCAGATACGCGTTGGCGAAGGTTAAAATCTACAAGTAATTTTCCTGCGAGTTCCTCCTAGCAATAgggcatttttatttttactgatCACAACGACACAGACAATGCTTGCTAGAGGACATCTCTTTGTAGCACGAGCTCCATGTACTCCACTGTCCGATCGCTTGCCTCACTGTCTTCTCTCGAAATCTCTCTTTTGCTACCAAAATGGCAGAAATGGGCAATAAATCTTCCCGGGAGGAACCGAAAAAAGGCTTCACTTTTGCCGAACGAGCGCGTGAGTGCTCCCCCTTGGAGCAGGTCGCAACTTGGTGTCGCGAGAAGTTCTTGGTTTGCCTGCCACGGCACCAAACCATTCTTTCCTGTATTTTAACCTTCTACTTGCTCGGGAAGCTCCACATGCTTTCCCTGTTCCCTCTACACCTCCGAAAGTCACCCTCGAAACTTCGTGGCTGGAAGGTGTGCCTTTTGTGTCTGCCGTCCCCCttaaaaaggaataaaacgGGCGAGGCAggaagggaaataaaattaacGGCGGAAAAATCAAGCACCTTTCAAGCAAATAATTTCTCCGACAACAAAGCGAAAGCGAGGGGCGCTGTAGCAAAAAAAGGTATATTAcgacacccccccccctcttggGCCGATGGTTTCGGTGAGTGTGTctcggtgtgtatgtgtgtgcaggaTGAAATTACATCCTTGCTGCGTGTGCCGGTGCCAAACGGAGTAAAcattaatgataaaaataacaataaaagcCGGGCGGATGGTTGCGCTGATGCGCAAATGTTTCGCGTGCGCCCAGTATCGTTGACTCCCACTCTTCGTGAGGGGAGGGAGATGGGGTAGGATCTTTGGATGGCGAAAAGGTAAAGGGCACAATATCTCTCCGGCACAAACTGGTGGTGGCGCAACCCGGGAATCATTTTCCGGCGTGCGCGCGCTTTCCCCTTTTTCGGAGCACCACAGTGTCCAATTTCTGGCAGCCCTCGTCTCGTGCAGTCTTCCCATCGGTAACAAAGAGCAACATTGCTGGGCTGGgatgggtgggggggggggggggggggggtacgcCTGAGGATGACGACTgaggaagggaagaaaaacagcCCCGAGAAACTGCTCCCCGGGGGAAGGGAGGAGCAAGCGGAGCAAATGTTGGGCAGGAGAAAGGAATTTCGCTGCGAATGGGTACCAGAAATTAATTAGTAGTCgcactgctactactgctgctgctgctgctgccaaacgACCACCAGCGACGAAAGGCGAAAGGAACGAGGCGATGACTTCTCCCCTCCTCCGTATCTCAACTCCCATTGCCAGTCCACGGCCAAGAAGCAGCGCTCGGTGTGGGTtaagaacgaaacaaaaaaactgtggAAGGAGGACATCTAATGTCAGCAGCGAAGTCATTCATTCGCAAGCGGGCGAAGGAACAAATGGAATTCGGTGGAAGTTTTGAAGGATGCGGACGCGTCCAATAACGATGAAGAATGTCTTTCGTGCTTGTGTCGCGTCAGCTGAACAGGCGGCGCAGCATCTCGGGTTTTTGGGATGGGAAGAATGCTTCTTGAAGGTAGCGCACGAAAGATGCCTTGTTTCGTTCAATGATGAATGTGGGCCGGACAAAGTCTTCATGGGCTGGGGAAAGCAGCTGCCAAATGAAGGCACAAGAGCGCCTAGCcaggcatttcatttcccATACGAATGCCTTACCAAGGACCACACTCTCTAATGATGCATATCCAATATTCTTGTCACTCTCTCCCAACAGGTCGCAATGAACTGATCGCTCGCTATATCAAACTACGCACCGGCAAGACGAGAACCCGGAAGCAGGTCAGCTCGCACATACAAGTATTAGCCAGACGGAAGCTGCGCGAGTTCCAGGCCAAGATGAAAGTGGTAAGTAGCGGTGGTCCTGCTCAACGGAGAGGCCGTATGCGTATCCTCCCCTTGATTCTGTCAATTTACGAATTCAGCTGTTGGAGAAGGGGTGTGGAAGCGTGCAGAGTGAAAGAGAGGCTGGAAATGGTGGAAattcacacacgcacgcgatCTCGTGCACAAGTGCAGCCACTAAGCCTCCACCGGACTCCAAGTTGGAAGACATAAATGCCTAAAATTTCCTGAACTTGTCTGAAGTTTCTTGAATTTCCTTCCAAATTTGCTCTACTCTTGTATCATCTCGTGTGTTATCTTCTTCCTCATctatttcttttcatttttctttctattccCTCTCTACGTGTGTacgtgtctgtttgtgtgtgcgtgtgtgcgtgtgtgaatgCGTGGGTGTGCTggtgttttgttatttctttcttctttttttctctctttctctcccccaCACACCACCCTGCTGCACTTATCAAATCCCATTGTCCATCGTATCCATCCTTAGAATCACCCGCTGATGGGTGTGAAGGAGAAAGTCTTCCCGACCAACATGACCGGCATGAGCAGTGCCCAGATCGTGACGATGGCTGCAGCGAAAGGTCGCCTTCCCTTAGCCAATCCTtcttaccaccaccaccaccaccaccaccaccaacaacaacaacaccatcttccgtaccaccatcaccatcctaGTGCTGCTGGTGTAAGCGTaccttttctctctttcgcttgttttttttggatgCCCTACCTTTCATGGCAAACGTGGTTTGTCCAGGCGCTTGTTTGTCCTGCTTCTGTTCTGGCTTTTCTGTGCAGTGGAATTGCTTAGAGTTTGCTGCCGATGCTGCCTCTTGCCGGCACTAaccctatgtgtgtgtgtatgtgtgtgtgtgtgtggttggttgTGCTGCTGTACTAATGAGATCTCCGCTACTCTGACAGCTTAGTGCATATGGCAATGCAAGAAGATGCCGATGTCCTAATGCCTAATTCTTCCACAGAACCTTTAAGAGGTCTCGCTGAGTGAAACTGAGGCATGAAATCTTTGTGTCTGAGCTTGAGAGTCGTGACTTTTAGTACGTTATATTTAGGATCTTTAGGAGCTTGATAGATCTAGAGTCGCTAGCAACTTTAACTATAATCCTAAACTCACTTCAAATGAATTGGAATCATTTTACCACGATCTCTACATATAACGCAGCGTGTGTGAAGCTGAGGCATGAAATCTGTGTGTCTGAGCTTGAGAGTCGTTACTTCCAGTACATTACGTTTAGGATCTTTAGGAGCTCGACAGATCTAGCGTTGCTAGCAGGAGGAATCTAAATCTTAAACTCACTCCAACTCATGCTACTAGGGTGTAGAAGAAGCTGAAGCATGAGATCTTTGTGTCTGAGCTTGAGAATCGTAGCTTCCAGTTCGTTTTGTTTAGGATCTTCAAGTTTAGGCGCTAGCAACTGGAATCTAAATCCTAAACACACTCCACATGAATTGGAATCATTGTACTACGCTGTAGATTCTGAAGCATGAGATCTTTGTGTCTGAGCTTGAGAATCGTTACTTGCAGTTATGTTTAGGATCTTAAGGATTTCTAGAGCTCTAGCGTCGCTAGCAGTAGGAATCTAAATCCTAAACACACTCCACATGAATTGGAATCATTCTACTAGGATGTAGATGCTGAAGCATGAGATCTTTGTGCCTGAGTTTGAGAGTCGTTACTTCCAGTACGTTATGTTAGGGACTATTAGGAGCTCGATAGATCTAGCGTCGCTAGCAGCTGGAATCTAAATCCTTAAAGAACTCACTCCCCCACACGACGCACGTTTGTCCTGTGGGAACGCTTCCAACGCTTCGAATCCGCTCCGAGAGCTGCACAACCCCTTGTATTCTGCCCGACCGTCGtctagttgtttttttttattgctgtaTAGTCAATGTCACTCATCCTGTaccgtttctttcttttctgttcTGCCCCCCGCGTAGCAATTCTGGCAGCCGGGCCTGCAGCCGAGCACCTCCCAGGACGTGAAACCGTTCGCCCAGCCCGGCTACCCGATGAAGACGGCGACCGCCGTCTCGGAAGGCGCCCTGCAGCCCGCCCACCCGTGGGAGGGACGCGCGATCGCGACGCACAAGTTCCGGCTGGTCGAGTACAGCGCCTATCTGGAGCTGCGTGCCGAAGAAACGGTAAGTTAGCCAGTGGCAGGGGCACCGCTGATCGATCCGATGTTGTTACCGGAGTTTTCTCCATCCCATGCCTCGTTCCCAGTATCACAAGCACCTGTTCGTGCACATAGCGGACACGCCCGCCAACCCGCTGCTGGAGTCGGTGGAGGTGAAGGAGATCTACGACAAGTTCCCGCAAAAGTCCGGCGGCCTCAAGGAGCTGTACGAGAAGGGTCCGAGCAATGCGTTCTTCCTGGTGAAGTTCTGGGCGGACCTGAACACGAACATCGCGAACGATGCGGGCGCGTTCTACGGCGTCAGCAGTCAGTAAGTATCATAAAAGGCGTACTGGCGTTTGCCACGATAGCAACTTCTCACCGCACTATTGTCCTGCGCGCACCCATTCTTTGCAGCTACGAGAGCAACGACAACATGGTGATCACCTGCTCGACCAAGGTGTGCTCGTTCGGCAAGCAGGTGGTGGAGAAGGTGGAAACGGAATACTCCCGCATCGAGAACGGTCGCTACGTGTACCGGATCAGCCGGTCGCCGATGTGCGACTACATGATCAACTTCATCAACAAGCTGAAGCACCTTCCCGAGAAGTACATGATGAACAGCGTGCTGGAGAACTTCACCATCCTGCAGGTGCGTAGATCCTACTAGAGGCTGCTAGAAGCAACGGGAGTGTTGTTGGAATTGAGTTTGAGCCggtgttttgtggttttgtttttgtttgcaggtTATATCCAACAAAGACACGGACGAGACGCTCCTGTGCGTGGCGTTCGTGTTCGAGGTGTCGACCTCCGAGCACGGTGCACAGCACCATATCTACCGCCTGGTGAAGGAatagcagcagccacagcagcagcagcactaccaccagcagcaagaTATCCATCACCGAGTGCACCATAGACTAGTAGACCACACCAGCGACAGCATTCTCCTGAGCAATCCGAACCTTCTTGCCGCCGGCGACTACCCCAGCCAcaataacagcagcagcgacggcggcagcagcgACCGTCCggccaccaccaacagcaccaATCAAGACCCGGGCCACCTGCAGCAAACGGGGGCAGCAGAGGCCACTGTGCCACCgccggcaccaccaccgccaccgccgctcGTCGATCTGCCGAGCTGTTTGGTCGAGCAGCAGACGGCGGCCGCACTGCTGCCACAGTCAACCACGCCCCATCAACCGGCGACGAACCGCGACCCACCAGCACTGGGAGTGGTCCGAACCGAGCCGACGACTCCCACGGCCAGCCCGGAGGAGCTGGTCCGTTGCACCggcgaccagcagcagcagcagcagcagcagcggcaaccagTCAAGCAGGAGTATCTCGGGCTGGACCCGCCCGACTACGGTCAGCTGCTGGAGGTGGACGCGAAACGGGCCtcccagcagctgctgctgctgcagcaccgTCCCGCCCTACACCAGCTGCTGCGCGACTagagcacaacacacaccgacacgcaTCGTGTATACGAGACGCGCatctgtacacacacacacacatagacacctGGGCAATAAGTGCGTGTGCGTGGGTGTTTTGattgtatttaatttaatttgtttatgctTTTTGGAAAAGGATGTGCGTGTTGGCAAACactaaagcaaacaaaacaaaaccgtgcatgcacacacaaacacacaaaagtaACATTTAAGGTGGATATATttaaagcaaagaaaagaagagagagagagaaaagaaaacagtgCCTATAATAGTAGCAAGAACGAGCAGCAATGTGAGTGAGGGAAAGGTAACAAAGCAAGCGCGAGAATGTCGAACGTGCAAACGAAGAGAGCAGTgaaggaggggaagggggggggggtgaggatacagaaacaaaaaaaaacaaacaaaaatcatttcaaatgtACGATGTAAAGAGAGCGATTTGGGATTGATgccgagagagcgagagagagagagagcaaacatTGCACGTGGAACAACGAAACGACCGTTTCGGTTGCTGTCGCTCTTACGCTATACACGCTGAGGTGTTAGTATTATTAGCCGTACCCGGGAGTGGCTGTTCTGCTGCTGTCGCGTGTTACGGACCCATGCTGCGACCCGCCAGTAATATTTTGTCTGgaaaaaaaggtggaaaacGCGGGGCGCTCAAAAAATCGTTGTAAAAAatacgatttttgttttctgttttttttttaagaaaaggTTTGCTCGGATTATaattacattttgtttttaaatgaaagcTAACTCCAAACCCCTTTGGAGGCGGTTGGAGTTGGTTAAGGCTtttgatttttagtttttgcgaATGAAATGGTTTTTGGGGATGCTGCCCGGGAAAGGAAATGATGTTGTCGGCGTccgtaacaaaaaaaggcgaaGGTCTAAGGTGCGCTGTCGGGTGCTTGCAGGCGCAGCGCTGCAAGTGAATTGCTTGTAAATAGTAactactatttttttttattaaatacatTTCTTCCCCATTCCCCTATACCACTGGTTCCCGCGCCCTTCTGTATCGACgcatagttttgttttttttttaatttcttgctAAAATTGGATCTGTTTGAGATTAGCGTTAACGAAGTAAGTGTGTGGTTGGCTAAGGCTAAGGTTGTAATATTAGTAGGTAAAGCTTTGCTGTCTCCATCCGCCCCTCGCCCCTCCCCTTTAGCGATTAAAACGAAAGAGTAGGAGGTAAAGGGGAAGAGGGCGtaagtgaaagagagagagagagagaaaggtgAGAGAAAATGTAAAATCGGTGGGAAAAGGGGTAGAGATACGGTCATCAAAAGTGGCAAAAAAGTGACAATATTACCCTCCCACCCCGCTCCCCTGTTTCCCCACAGGCcatgaatgtgtgtatgtgtgtgtgtgcgcgcgcagcatacataaacaaaatcatttaATGTGAGCAATgtgcgcacaaacacacgcacacacacacactgacattTATAttaatgtacaaacaagccacaaacaaacatacaaaggaagaggaaaaaaggaagtagaagaagaaggaaacaacAGGAGAAGCATATTAGCATAAGCTATGagcgtgtccgtgtgtgttgGGTGGTGTGTGCGCAGGATTGGTGAACGCGGAgtacgaaacgaaacaaaataacagatgggggaaaaacaaaaattaaatcctCTCttaaaacacagcaaaacacacacacacacagtgctgcaaaatgtcactgtcaatgtcataaaaaaatctgatttaaacaaaatccatgtcatcgtcacgtactcaattgtgataatcagaggtgatactcaaaacggtTGGTGTGATcaatgcatgcttcgtgacatgtttgcgaccaacgcgtggtcagtcactattgtcatgactttttttttattatgatcAGTTGTGCataatgtcactgacatagtcatgacaaatttcggctgaaacaaaata is part of the Anopheles gambiae chromosome X, idAnoGambNW_F1_1, whole genome shotgun sequence genome and harbors:
- the LOC1271730 gene encoding transcriptional enhancer factor TEF-1 isoform X1 — its product is MYGRNELIARYIKLRTGKTRTRKQVSSHIQVLARRKLREFQAKMKVNHPLMGVKEKVFPTNMTGMSSAQIVTMAAAKGRLPLANPSYHHHHHHHHQQQQHHLPYHHHHPSAAGQFWQPGLQPSTSQDVKPFAQPGYPMKTATAVSEGALQPAHPWEGRAIATHKFRLVEYSAYLELRAEETYHKHLFVHIADTPANPLLESVEVKEIYDKFPQKSGGLKELYEKGPSNAFFLVKFWADLNTNIANDAGAFYGVSSHYESNDNMVITCSTKVCSFGKQVVEKVETEYSRIENGRYVYRISRSPMCDYMINFINKLKHLPEKYMMNSVLENFTILQVISNKDTDETLLCVAFVFEVSTSEHGAQHHIYRLVKE
- the LOC1271730 gene encoding protein scalloped isoform X2, translated to MDCDYSKLFYAKREYDERLKADLLHCLDSGLGASTITARWTQMGPGPTAGSLVPDDTNGSGVDGGKHLDVGDMSDDEQDLSSADAEGVWSPDIEQSFQEALAIYPPCGRRKIILSEEGKMYGRNELIARYIKLRTGKTRTRKQVSSHIQVLARRKLREFQAKMKVQFWQPGLQPSTSQDVKPFAQPGYPMKTATAVSEGALQPAHPWEGRAIATHKFRLVEYSAYLELRAEETYHKHLFVHIADTPANPLLESVEVKEIYDKFPQKSGGLKELYEKGPSNAFFLVKFWADLNTNIANDAGAFYGVSSHYESNDNMVITCSTKVCSFGKQVVEKVETEYSRIENGRYVYRISRSPMCDYMINFINKLKHLPEKYMMNSVLENFTILQVISNKDTDETLLCVAFVFEVSTSEHGAQHHIYRLVKE